One window from the genome of Lasioglossum baleicum chromosome 9, iyLasBale1, whole genome shotgun sequence encodes:
- the LOC143211940 gene encoding uncharacterized protein LOC143211940 isoform X2, producing the protein MQIESVGTIQIGITFVYTWRLYISMYRLFHNTGFLQNFDFDPQILSLPAIDICQEALTDGCGCEDGDTQIFKKGKSCLFALPSIVLQKPLTTFPIQMLVYKKLPPGVLPDVMTVGSHQIEAKSLMNAVLSQQVFKIPNPCQTIKDTFKITTATGQCVGTVTVYVRASGFGKKIITQFQIPHNRKPYLFKGADDSPVFQCKKIPSICYTPAPVKCTCVKKCLDGSGESSGRTCCPTPAPPCPPPPVRVSQPDWGPRPCCPSRQDSPGRQNSTCQPCSTKSRGRDQGNCPPCCTPQPGQLVKLGQSGADKCPPRFSSSSKGFQPFSSSSARETSVKNCGCPVKERKDYSCSCKQK; encoded by the exons ATGCAGATTGAGTCAGTAGGgactatacaaattggtattacATTTGTGTATACATGGAGGTTATACATATCAATGTACAGGCTTTTTCATAATACAGGGTTTTTGCAGAATTTTGATTTTGACCCACAGATCCTTAGTCTACCAGCCATAGACATCTGCCAAGAGGCTCTAACAGACGGCTGCGGTTGTGAGGATGGCGACACACAGATCTTCAAAAAGGGAAAATCATGTCTGTTCGCATTGCCATCAATAGTACTTCAGAAACCGTTGACAACGTTCCCGATCCAGATGTTAGTCTACAAGAAGCTACCACCGGGAGTGCTACCAGACGTGATGACGGTCGGCAGCCACCAGATCGAAGCTAAATCTCTGATGAACGCAGTATTGAGCCAGCAGGTGTTTAAAATCCCTAATCCTTGTCAGACGATCAAGGACACCTTCAAGATTACCACAGCAACCGGCCAATGCGTTGGCACGGTGACGGTCTACGTGAGGGCTTCCGGTTTCGGCAAAAAGATCATCACGCAATTCCAGATCCCGCACAACAGGAAACCGTACTTGTTCAAGGGCGCCGACGACAGTCCTGTTTTTCAATGCAAAAAGATACCGTCCATTTGCTATACACCTGCTCCGGTCAAGTGTACCTGCGTTAAGAAGTGTCTCGATGGCAGCGGAGAGTCTTCTGGAAGGACCTGTTGCCCTACACCGGCACCTCCTTGTCCTCCACCACCTGTTAGGGTTTCGCAACCTGATTGGGGCCCTAGACCTTGCTGCCCATCACGACAGGACTCCCCTGG GAGACAAAACTCTACTTGTCAACCATGCTCGACCAAGTCGCGAGGCAGGGATCAAGGGAACTGTCCTCCTTGCTGCACACCACAACCTGGGCAACTCGTGAAATTAGGTCAGTCGGGAGCTGACAAGTGTCCTCCTCGTTTTTCATCGTCGTCGAAAGGATTTCAGCCTTTTAGCAGTTCCTCGGCTAGGGAGACTAGCGTGAAGAATTGCGGCTGTCCTGTCAAAGAACGTAAGGATTATAGTTGCAGCTGCAAGCAGAAATGA
- the LOC143211940 gene encoding uncharacterized protein LOC143211940 isoform X3 → MGEEQQLFLIEFLVDRVKIPVIRAMQDELLPACTCVSFQILSLPAIDICQEALTDGCGCEDGDTQIFKKGKSCLFALPSIVLQKPLTTFPIQMLVYKKLPPGVLPDVMTVGSHQIEAKSLMNAVLSQQVFKIPNPCQTIKDTFKITTATGQCVGTVTVYVRASGFGKKIITQFQIPHNRKPYLFKGADDSPVFQCKKIPSICYTPAPVKCTCVKKCLDGSGESSGRTCCPTPAPPCPPPPVRVSQPDWGPRPCCPSRQDSPGRQNSTCQPCSTKSRGRDQGNCPPCCTPQPGQLVKLGQSGADKCPPRFSSSSKGFQPFSSSSARETSVKNCGCPVKERKDYSCSCKQK, encoded by the exons ATGGGAGAAGAGCAACAGTTATTTCTGATCGAGTTCCTCGTCGACAGGGTGAAGATTCCTGTGATTAGGGCGATGCAGGATGAATTGTTACCGGCATGCACCTGTGTATCGTTCCAA ATCCTTAGTCTACCAGCCATAGACATCTGCCAAGAGGCTCTAACAGACGGCTGCGGTTGTGAGGATGGCGACACACAGATCTTCAAAAAGGGAAAATCATGTCTGTTCGCATTGCCATCAATAGTACTTCAGAAACCGTTGACAACGTTCCCGATCCAGATGTTAGTCTACAAGAAGCTACCACCGGGAGTGCTACCAGACGTGATGACGGTCGGCAGCCACCAGATCGAAGCTAAATCTCTGATGAACGCAGTATTGAGCCAGCAGGTGTTTAAAATCCCTAATCCTTGTCAGACGATCAAGGACACCTTCAAGATTACCACAGCAACCGGCCAATGCGTTGGCACGGTGACGGTCTACGTGAGGGCTTCCGGTTTCGGCAAAAAGATCATCACGCAATTCCAGATCCCGCACAACAGGAAACCGTACTTGTTCAAGGGCGCCGACGACAGTCCTGTTTTTCAATGCAAAAAGATACCGTCCATTTGCTATACACCTGCTCCGGTCAAGTGTACCTGCGTTAAGAAGTGTCTCGATGGCAGCGGAGAGTCTTCTGGAAGGACCTGTTGCCCTACACCGGCACCTCCTTGTCCTCCACCACCTGTTAGGGTTTCGCAACCTGATTGGGGCCCTAGACCTTGCTGCCCATCACGACAGGACTCCCCTGG GAGACAAAACTCTACTTGTCAACCATGCTCGACCAAGTCGCGAGGCAGGGATCAAGGGAACTGTCCTCCTTGCTGCACACCACAACCTGGGCAACTCGTGAAATTAGGTCAGTCGGGAGCTGACAAGTGTCCTCCTCGTTTTTCATCGTCGTCGAAAGGATTTCAGCCTTTTAGCAGTTCCTCGGCTAGGGAGACTAGCGTGAAGAATTGCGGCTGTCCTGTCAAAGAACGTAAGGATTATAGTTGCAGCTGCAAGCAGAAATGA
- the LOC143211940 gene encoding uncharacterized protein LOC143211940 isoform X1, producing MERGSRSKKSSRNNPDVKEAEETSLGSRDTATPETNEQYLFLLEFLVHHVTGDRLAKLNQMFFVPTTISVNFLNFCKDDTIEITPVDPLFQPQAGVADDIEYFYSGRSVLFAIDHRTVMNKVLEFLVNLRVEKKMPEGLKPDVMIGEGELNMSKHFAALRKEMLQCWYRMAPPPKCFEGEVPLMYNDGEVGTVCMFVRISAFGQTVVTQFEAPPNMDVDAYIFQSNEVDQKSLSYKCRIIDSKDADIGRDSSQDITKGGPPCRVCVKEEHPCTPCGNPQGATLKPNVSARQFGGSDGYPTTVSKSQSKPKTCDDVHKNGLIQSSRGPVQPCGKAVVLKVSGVLDTGQDKKPTVTVASESESADQGCSDPSHDVFVLRIGKKGIVGAGEKSDIQLEMRTPKGVEKGPPIRMETREMQTDEDKKKKKKKKKAKKE from the exons ATGGAGCGGGGCAGTCGTTCGAAGAAAAGTTCCCGTAACAATCCAGACGTTAAAGAAGCTGAAGAGACGTCATTAGGAAGCAGAGACACCGCAACACCAGAAACCAACGAACAGTATCTCTTTCTGCTTGAATTCTTGGTGCACCATGTAACCGGCGATCGTCTAGCAAAGCTAAATCAGATGTTCTTCGTTCCTACAACTATTTCCGTCAACTTCCTCAACTTCTGCAAGGATGATACCATCGAGATCACACCTGTCGATCCTCTATTCCAACCCCAAGCAGGGGTTGCGGATGATATCGAGTATTTTTACTCCGGAAGATCAGTTTTGTTCGCCATCGATCATCGAACAGTGATGAACAAGGTTCTGGAGTTTTTGGTGAATCTTCGGGTTGAGAAGAAAATGCCGGAAGGACTGAAACCGGATGTCATGATCGGAGAAGGAGAACTGAATATGAGCAAACATTTCGCGGCCTTGCGGAAGGAGATGCTGCAGTGCTGGTACAGAATGGCGCCGCCACCGAAATGTTTTGAGGGAGAGGTGCCCTTGATGTACAATGACGGAGAGGTTGGAACTGTTTGCATGTTTGTCAGGATCTCTGCTTTTGGACAGACTGTTGTGACGCAATTCGAGGCGCCGCCTAATATGGACGTCGATGCTTATATCTTCCAG AGCAACGAGGTGGACCAAAAATCCCTGTCCTACAAGTGCCGCATCATCGACTCCAAAGACGCGGACATCGGCAGAGACTCTTCGCAGGATATAACGAAAGGAGGACCACCGTGTCGAGTCTGTGTAAAAGAAGAACATCCTTGTACACCATGTGGAAATCCTCAAGGTGCTACCTTAAAGCCGAACGTCAGTGCACGGCAATTTGGCGGATCGGATGGATATCCAACCACGGTATCGAAGTCTCAATCGAAACCTAAGACTTGCGACGACGTCCACAAGAACGGACTGATCCAATCTAGTCGTGGTCCGGTTCAACCGTGCGGAAAGGCAGTTGTTCTCAAGGTCTCTGGCGTGTTGGATACTGGACAGGATAAGAAACCGACGGTCACTGTGGCTTCTGAGTCCGAATCAGCTGATCAGGGTTGTTCCGATCCTAGTCATGATGTTTTTGTGCTGAGGATTGGTAAGAAGGGGATTGTCGGTGCTGGGGAAAAGTCGGATATTCAGTTGGAGATGAGGACTCCTAAGGGTGTTGAGAAAGGACCGCCTATCCGGATGGAGACTAGGGAGATGCAGACGGATGAGgataagaagaaaaagaagaagaagaagaaggcgaAAAAGGAGTAA
- the LOC143211941 gene encoding uncharacterized protein LOC143211941 isoform X1, whose translation MFLFPVPPPIRHRVVNVSPAFSSDGIFHHGRPACTHKFVAKMLKEVPRTLSDPIAPPRELDLESLDRLMNREKEGFVDPPGADDGKVFETLNLMPKSKTARDASQCSSAFFPRSKQYELWYIRDRRRKDGGELTATMEELQKTEKIDKIATNGEACGYLKPPFWWGEETTRSKSLPVGDIDEYAYKKLQESQQDSRKISERLQMDHPKKYIPGVIHRIKNSEDTSMKDVLDQVDSFKVTLRLDKVPKNGPSADIYSHPVKKPTTSLQRDAKCKDNDKPLHDNDRRWQPVYDKIGFTGTDLELQSELRKLSKPFSHELHKWYSENKPTELVQPVKWTGKRPIPEMRFSHL comes from the exons ATGTTTCTG TTTCCAGTGCCGCCACCGATCCGTCACCGTGTCGTAAATGTTTCGCCAGCGTTTTCATCCGACGGGATTTTCCACCATGGAAGGCCTGCGTGCACCCATAAATTCGTTGCTAAAATGCTCAAAGAGGTCCCAAGGACGCTGA GCGATCCGATAGCGCCGCCTCGCGAGCTGGATCTAGAGAGTTTGGATCGATTGATGAATCGGGAGAAGGAGGGGTTCGTGGACCCCCCTGGAGCAGACGATGGCAAGGTCTTCGAGACGTTGAACTTGATGCCCAAATCAAAAACAGCCCGAGATGCGTCGCAAT GTTCCTCTGCCTTCTTCCCTCGTTCCAAGCAATACGAATTATGGTACATTCGCGACAGACGACGAAAAGACGGTGGAGAATTGACTGCGACGATGGAAGAACTCCAGAAAACAGAAAAGATTGATAA GATTGCAACGAATGGCGAAGCTTGTGGCTATCTTAAACCGCCATTTTGGTGGGGCGAAGAGACTACAAGATCCAAAAGCCTTCCGGTTGGCGATATCGATGAGTATGCTTACAAAAAATTGCAAGAATCCCAGCAAGATAGCAGAAAGATCAGCGAGAGGCTTCAGATGGACCATCCGAAGAAGTATATACCTGGAGTGATCCATCGGATCAAG AATTCAGAGGATACAAGCATGAAGGATGTTCTGGACCAAGTAGATTCCTTCAAAGTGACGTTAAGACTGGACAAAGTGCCGAAAAATGGCCCATCTGCTGACATATATTCCCATCCCGTGAAAAAACCTA CGacgtcgctgcagcgggatgcaAAATGTAAGGACAATGATAAACCTCTTCACGATAACGATAGGCGATGGCAGCCGGTCTACGACAAGATAGGCTTTACGGGAACAGACCTCGAACTACAGTCAGAACTGCGAAAATTATCGAAACCGTTTTCACACGAGCTGCACAAATGGTACTCTGAGAATAAGCCCACGGAGCTCG
- the LOC143211941 gene encoding uncharacterized protein LOC143211941 isoform X3 gives MFLFPVPPPIRHRVVNVSPAFSSDGIFHHGRPACTHKFVAKMLKEVPRTLSDPIAPPRELDLESLDRLMNREKEGFVDPPGADDGKVFETLNLMPKSKTARDASQCSSAFFPRSKQYELWYIRDRRRKDGGELTATMEELQKTEKIDKIATNGEACGYLKPPFWWGEETTRSKSLPVGDIDEYAYKKLQESQQDSRKISERLQMDHPKKYIPGVIHRIKNSEDTSMKDVLDQVDSFKVTLRLDKVPKNGPSADIYSHPVKKPSNDVAAAGCKM, from the exons ATGTTTCTG TTTCCAGTGCCGCCACCGATCCGTCACCGTGTCGTAAATGTTTCGCCAGCGTTTTCATCCGACGGGATTTTCCACCATGGAAGGCCTGCGTGCACCCATAAATTCGTTGCTAAAATGCTCAAAGAGGTCCCAAGGACGCTGA GCGATCCGATAGCGCCGCCTCGCGAGCTGGATCTAGAGAGTTTGGATCGATTGATGAATCGGGAGAAGGAGGGGTTCGTGGACCCCCCTGGAGCAGACGATGGCAAGGTCTTCGAGACGTTGAACTTGATGCCCAAATCAAAAACAGCCCGAGATGCGTCGCAAT GTTCCTCTGCCTTCTTCCCTCGTTCCAAGCAATACGAATTATGGTACATTCGCGACAGACGACGAAAAGACGGTGGAGAATTGACTGCGACGATGGAAGAACTCCAGAAAACAGAAAAGATTGATAA GATTGCAACGAATGGCGAAGCTTGTGGCTATCTTAAACCGCCATTTTGGTGGGGCGAAGAGACTACAAGATCCAAAAGCCTTCCGGTTGGCGATATCGATGAGTATGCTTACAAAAAATTGCAAGAATCCCAGCAAGATAGCAGAAAGATCAGCGAGAGGCTTCAGATGGACCATCCGAAGAAGTATATACCTGGAGTGATCCATCGGATCAAG AATTCAGAGGATACAAGCATGAAGGATGTTCTGGACCAAGTAGATTCCTTCAAAGTGACGTTAAGACTGGACAAAGTGCCGAAAAATGGCCCATCTGCTGACATATATTCCCATCCCGTGAAAAAACCTAGCAA CGacgtcgctgcagcgggatgcaAAATGTAA
- the LOC143211941 gene encoding uncharacterized protein LOC143211941 isoform X2 — protein MNREKEGFVDPPGADDGKVFETLNLMPKSKTARDASQCSSAFFPRSKQYELWYIRDRRRKDGGELTATMEELQKTEKIDKIATNGEACGYLKPPFWWGEETTRSKSLPVGDIDEYAYKKLQESQQDSRKISERLQMDHPKKYIPGVIHRIKNSEDTSMKDVLDQVDSFKVTLRLDKVPKNGPSADIYSHPVKKPTTSLQRDAKCKDNDKPLHDNDRRWQPVYDKIGFTGTDLELQSELRKLSKPFSHELHKWYSENKPTELVQPVKWTGKRPIPEMRFSHL, from the exons ATGAATCGGGAGAAGGAGGGGTTCGTGGACCCCCCTGGAGCAGACGATGGCAAGGTCTTCGAGACGTTGAACTTGATGCCCAAATCAAAAACAGCCCGAGATGCGTCGCAAT GTTCCTCTGCCTTCTTCCCTCGTTCCAAGCAATACGAATTATGGTACATTCGCGACAGACGACGAAAAGACGGTGGAGAATTGACTGCGACGATGGAAGAACTCCAGAAAACAGAAAAGATTGATAA GATTGCAACGAATGGCGAAGCTTGTGGCTATCTTAAACCGCCATTTTGGTGGGGCGAAGAGACTACAAGATCCAAAAGCCTTCCGGTTGGCGATATCGATGAGTATGCTTACAAAAAATTGCAAGAATCCCAGCAAGATAGCAGAAAGATCAGCGAGAGGCTTCAGATGGACCATCCGAAGAAGTATATACCTGGAGTGATCCATCGGATCAAG AATTCAGAGGATACAAGCATGAAGGATGTTCTGGACCAAGTAGATTCCTTCAAAGTGACGTTAAGACTGGACAAAGTGCCGAAAAATGGCCCATCTGCTGACATATATTCCCATCCCGTGAAAAAACCTA CGacgtcgctgcagcgggatgcaAAATGTAAGGACAATGATAAACCTCTTCACGATAACGATAGGCGATGGCAGCCGGTCTACGACAAGATAGGCTTTACGGGAACAGACCTCGAACTACAGTCAGAACTGCGAAAATTATCGAAACCGTTTTCACACGAGCTGCACAAATGGTACTCTGAGAATAAGCCCACGGAGCTCG